The following are encoded together in the Girardinichthys multiradiatus isolate DD_20200921_A chromosome X, DD_fGirMul_XY1, whole genome shotgun sequence genome:
- the LOC124862804 gene encoding ATP-dependent RNA helicase DDX42-like encodes MNWNKGGPGVKRGFGFGGFSLAGKKEDSNVPPKSQTSFGASGSSGGYGKSPQLPSFYKIGSKKANFDEENAYFEDDEEESSSNADLPYIPAENSPTRQQMQSGGGGGSDSEDDPLDAFMAEVENQAAKDMRKLEEKEKEKKSSKGIRDDIEEEDEQEAYFRYMAENPTAGLTQEEEEENVDYDSDGNPIPSTTKKIIMPLPPIDHSEIDYPPFEKNFYNEHEELSSLTGSQILELRQKLNLRVSGAAPPKPCTSFAHFGFDEQLMHQIRKSEYTQPTPIQCQGVPIALSGRDMIGIAKTGSGKTAAFIWPILVHIMDQKELEPGEGPIAIIVCPTRELCQQIHAECKRFGKAYSLRSVAVYGGGSMWEQAKALQEGAEIVVCTPGRLIDHVKKKATSLQRVTYLVFDEADRMFDMGFEYQVRSIASHVRPDRQTLLFSATFRKKIERLARDILVDPIRVVQGDIGEANEDVTQEVELLLSGSDKWNWLTRRLVEFTSTGSVLIFVTKKANSEELATNLTQEGYSLGLLHGDMDQSERNKVISDFKKKNLPVLVATDVAARGLDIPSIRTVVNYDVARDIDTHTHRIGRTGRAGEKGVAYTLLTSKDTSFAGDLVRNLEGANQAVPKELMDLAMQNPWFRKSRFKGGRGKKLNIGGGGLGYKERPGLGADSSERGSSLSSSSSFEGYSKPTTGAMGDRMSALKQAFQAQYKSHFVAATSGPPKLSTKSSCSSGWTSAGSLNSVPTEAANGSERPNIAALSMSGFTSAGSLSSVPTTQTSSQYSNPSPAPPTHRESPRHGESQGRPGDSHQRYNDRSDRHSGEDRYGDRDRHGDRDRDRHGDRDRHSSRHSDSRNGDGSRRDRDDRRSDRDGGDKGSGEGREKGDDSFAVPDPPKRRKSRWDN; translated from the exons gtattttgaagatgatgaagaagaGTCCAGCAGCAATGCAGATCTGCCCTACATTCCTGCTGAGAACTCACCAACACGGCAGCAGATGCAGTCGGGTGGCGGTGGCGGTTCAGATAGCGAAGATGACCCTTTGGATGCTTTTATGGCAGAAGTTGAG aaccaAGCAGCTAAAGACATGAGGAAACTAGAAGAAaaggagaaggagaaaaaatCATCCAA GGGTATTCGTGATGACATCGAGGAAGAAGATGAGCAA GAAGCCTATTTCCGCTACATGGCAGAGAATCCTACAGCCGGGCTAACccaagaggaagaggaggaaaacgTTGATTATGACAGTGATGGAAACCCAATTCCTTCTACAACCAAAAAAATAATCATGCCTCTGCCACCTATTGATCACTCAGAG ATTGACTACCCACCCTTTGAGAAAAACTTTTACAATGAACACGAAGAACTAAGCAGTCTCACTGGTAGTCAGATCTTGGAGTTAAGGCAGAAACTGAACTTGCGA GTTTCTGGTGCTGCCCCTCCAAAACCTTGCACCAGCTTTGCCCACTTTGGCTTCGATGAGCAGCTGATGCACCAGATTCGAAAGTCTGAGTACACTCAGCCCACACCGATTCAATGTCAG GGTGTCCCCATTGCTCTTTCTGGACGTGACATGATTGGCATCGCAAAAACCGGAAGTGGTAAGACTGCAGCTTTTATCTGGCCGATTCTGGTTCATATCATGGACCAAAAGGAGCTGGAGCCTGGAGAGGGACCTATTGCGATAATTGTGTGTCCCACTCGGGAGCTTTGCCAGCAG ATCCATGCAGAATGTAAGCGCTTTGGGAAAGCCTACTCGCTGCGTTCTGTGGCTGTTTACGGAGGAGGCAGTATGTGGGAGCAGGCCAAGGCTCTGCAGGAGGGAGCAGAGATTGTAGTGTGCACACCA GGCCGTCTGATTGACCATGTTAAAAAGAAGGCTACATCCTTGCAGAGAGTGACATACTTGGTGTTTGATGAGGCCGATCGAATGTTTGATATGGGCTTTG aatatcaagTGAGATCAATTGCAAGCCATGTTCGCCCAGACAGGCAGA CTCTTCTCTTCAGCGCTACTTTTCGTAAAAAGATCGAGAGGTTGGCGAGGGACATTTTGGTTGATCCTATTCGGGTTGTGCAGGGTGACATCGGAGAG GCCAATGAAGATGTGACTCAGGAGGTGGAGCTGCTGCTCAGCGGATCAGATAAATGGAACTGGCTGACCCGAAGGCTGGTCGAGTTCACCTCCACCGGTTCTGTCCTCATTTTTGTCACCAAGAAGGCTAACTCTGAGGAACTGGCCACCAACCTAACTCAAGAGGGCTACAGCCTCGGTCTCCTACATGGCGATATGGACCAGAGCGAGAGGAACAAAGTCATCAGTGACTTCAAGAAGAAGAACTTGCCTGTTCTGGTTGCCACTGACGTAGCTG CGCGCGGTCTGGACATCCCGTCAATCCGCACAGTAGTGAACTATGATGTGGCACGCGACATCGACACGCACACTCACAGAATAGGTCGAACAGGTCGCGCTGGGGAGAAAGGTGTGGCCTACACCCTCCTCACCAGCAAAGACACCTCGTTTGCTGGCGACCTGGTGCGGAACCTGGAGGGAGCAAATCAGGCTGTTCCTAAAGAGCTCATGGATTTAGCCATGCAG AATCCCTGGTTCAGGAAATCCCGATTTAAGGGTGGCAGAGGAAAGAAGCTGAACATTGGTGGAGGTGGTCTTGGTTACAAAGAGAGACCAGGCCTGGGGGCTGACAGCTCT gaacGTGGCAGTAGCTTGTCTTCCTCGAGCAGCTTTGAGGGGTATAGCAAACCAACAACTGGAGCAATGGGGGATCGTATGTCTGCACTGAAACAAGCCTTCCAG GCCCAGTATAAGAGCCACTTTGTGGCTGCAACCAGCGGCCCTCCCAAGCTCAGCACCAAGTCTAGCTGCTCCTCCGGCTGGACGAGTGCCGGTAGCTTGAACTCTGTGCCAACAGAGGCTGCCAATGGCTCTGAGCGACCCAACATTGCTGCTTTATCAATGTCTGGTTTCACCAGTGCTGGCTCCCTGAGCTCAGTGCCCACCACTCAAACCAGTTCACAATACAGTAACCCTTCACCTGCACCTCCCACACACAGAGAGAGCCCGCGACATGGGGAGTCCCAGGGACGCCCTGGAGACAGCCATCAACGCTATAATGATAGGAGTGATCGGCATAGTGGTGAGGATCGCTATGGAGACCGAGATCGACATGGAGACAGAGATCGTGACCGCCATGGCGACAGGGATCGCCACAGCAGTCGCCACAGTGACAGCCGAAATGGTGATGGAAGCAGGAGGGACAGAGATGACCGGAGGAGTGATAGGGATGGGGGAGACAAGGGAAGTGGAGAGGGGAGGGAGAAAGGAGATGACAGCTTCGCTGTTCCTGACCCACCAAAACGCAGAAAGAGCCGATGGGACAACTAA
- the LOC124863440 gene encoding LIM domain-containing protein 2-like yields the protein MDTRTNNEEKSVQRSKSFSFQTQKEVCASCEKTVYPMERLVANNLVFHSACFCCKHCKAKLSLGTFAALQGEFYCKPHFQQLFKSKGNYDEGFGRKQHKELWASKESENITKSP from the exons ATG gacaccagaaccaacaatgaagAAAAATCTGTCCAGCGATCTAAG TCTTTCAGCTTTCAGACCCAAAAGGAAGTGTGTGCATCATGTGAGAAGACAGTCTACCCAATGGAAAGATTGGTTGCCAACAACCTGGTTTTTCATTCAGCATGCTTCTGCTGCAAGCACTGCAAAGCCAAACTAAG CCTTGGCACCTTTGCAGCTCTTCAAGGTGAGTTTTACTGCAAGCCCCACTTCCAGCAGCTTTTCAAAAGCAAAGGCAACTACGATGAGGGTTTCGGACGCAAGCAGCACAAAGAGCTCTGGGCCTCCAAGGAGTCAGAAAATATAACAAAGTCGCCATGA